One Nymphaea colorata isolate Beijing-Zhang1983 chromosome 12, ASM883128v2, whole genome shotgun sequence genomic window, TAGGAATAATAAGAAAGCCTTTTctaaagttttaattttgatgGTTATAAACGAATGACAAACGATCTTTTTTGAATGAATGATTATTGTCGGAGGACATGATAGTTTTGCATAATAATTAATAAGCAAGCTGCTGAAATGAAGGGATCACCTCTCTGTACATGTTGTAAAAAAATATAGTCAACAAagaacaagttgaagcacaagTAGATGGGCACCCTGAGGCACTAGAAACAAGTCCCGTACCCTATAGAATGAAAGGTTGGGTGTAGGTTTCCTCCTTCAGACCCGGGTAGGTCTCCTCGGTTCAGCCGGAACTAATTGTCCATCATCAATTTGATAAAGGAAATTGATCAAATTCAATCTCGCAGCACTAAAATAGGAAATGATAGGCCAAATGCTTTGGTGTGTAAATCCATCAGTATTTGAAGATGCTGATCGATGCACTTATTGTTTTCTGTTTATGCTTTCTATCCTAACGAGGATGATCATAACTGTATGTCTTACATGGATATAGGCTGTAAAAGAACCGTTgtcttctctgttttttttcacCGTATGCGGGCTAGATAGCGCAGGCTGCTCGAGTAGCTACTGCTTCTTCTGCTGCAATTTATCCCTTCATTCTCAACATGTCTAATTCATTGCTCTTAAGCGTAACCCATATCCAGCTTATACTGTTAAAATGCTGGTTTACCAGCATCTTGTCTGAGAGTGTTCATGGCCTGGATGTTGGCATGTGCGTACGTGTTTGTTAGGTTGGACACTGTGTCGCATAAtgtaaaacaaaacaaacacgACTGGTTGGTTTGGACAATCACGTCTTAACATgcttttttctaaaatttcagtTCCACTATGGTTATACCatagagacaaaaaaaaaaaaaaaaatggagacaCGTGCTTACTGATTTGATTCATTGAAAGACCGACCCATCTTTATTGCAAATATAGAATATGATCGGTAAATAAGGATCATTAGGAAGTGTTTCATTTATCTATCTTGCCGACAGGGTGTTTGCAATGGGTATATGCATTTCCATTTATTTGGATTCACAATGAAATAAGAACTCTTGTTCAACATACCCAAATTCTATCTATCTTCTGATGCATCAACATAAGAAACAGAACTTTGAACATAATGCAAATATATTAcatggattatatatatatataacatagaTTTATACTTAATAGACAAAATTGACAAAACTTAGTGAAAATACCCTCCTATCTTCAAAAATATGATAACCATCTTTCAATTGTTGCAAGACTACCCACATTACCATCACCCAAATAAATGCACACTCACGTAAAATATAACATAGGTacaaaacaaacaacaaaaggtAGTGGCTGAACCAAGCAATCAGATGATTGCAACTACTCAATTTCTTCATGTATTTCTCTGTCAAAAAGGCAAGCAACTGTGATGGAATCCACAACTTGGCTCATGCTTGGTCTTACACCACTTTCTTCTTCAACACACTGCAAACCCACTTTAGTTAGAATTTCCATGCTTGAGTTGTCATACATTCCAAACAACTGTGGATCTGCTATTTCTTCCACCCAGTTCTGATTCGTTCTCACCATTTCTCTAATCCATGGAATTAGTTGTCTGCATCCAACTTCTTCGTCTTCACCTACTTGTTGAGATCCAGAGGAATTTCGTCCAGTCACCAACTCCAGCACCAAAATGCCGTAGCTATATACATCGACCTTGGATGTGATGGGTAGGTTCAAAATCCACTCAGGAGCCATATAGCCTCTTGTTCCTCTTACCCGAGAAAATTCAGAAATGTTATTTCCACCCCTAtcgaaaagcttggacagaccGAAGTCAGCCACTTTTGGGTGAAAATCCTTGTCCAGAAGAATATTTTGTGgttttacatcacagtgaagaACCCATTCCAAGCACTCCTCATGAAGATAAGCAAGAGCCCTTGCTGTACCAAGCGCAATATTGAACCGATTTTCCCAAGTAAGCATAGCATTGTTGCTAAACAAGTTCTTCTCCAAGGACCCATTTTCCAAGTATTCATAAACTAAcagtcttttttgtttttcggCACAAAATCCATACATAGTCACTAAATTCATATGATTGATTTTTCCAATGGTGCTTACCTCACTCCAAAATTGTGCTTCTGATCCATGGCTTAGACCCTCTAGGCTCTTTACAGCCACAACTCTCTCATCATCTAAGACTCCCTTATAAACCACCCCTGATCCTCCCCTTCCGATTTCATCACTGAAATTGTTTGACGCTTTCTTCAACTCTTCGAAAGTGAACCTTCTAAAGCCCATTGATACAGCCACATAACCTTGATTGAGATTGCGGAGGTCAActtttttcttgtgaatataAGCCCACCCAAATACCACACATGTGATTTCTACTAACCCAAAAGCTATAACAAAACCAATTGGATACTTTAAATAGTCTCCCCGTGGTTTGCCAACTGCATATGCTCTATCTAATTTGTTAAGAGAACTTACTTTTGAACAATCTAACTTGGAATGGCCAAGAGTGCCACTAAAGTTCATTTGTTTGGGATATTTGACGTACATGACGCCAACAAAGTGAGGACCACATTGTCCATTAAGGAGAATGCTTTTTGGAAAGCATTTTCCTGCTCCATCCAGCTTATATCCAAAACCACGGCAGTTGCAGTCACTTTTGCATATGTTCATGCAAGCTTCAATTGATGCCTGTGCTTGGTAATTTGAATCATAGCCATAGAAATCTGTATGTGGAAGCTGAATAAACTTCACTTCTGTCTTGTTGCAAACAATATCGAATTCTGGTTTGCATCCTTGACTCCAGTCAGTAGGATCTTTCATTTGAAAACCAGGAGGACAAGTGCATGTGGGGAATGGTTTGTAAAAACAAATACCATTTTCCCCACAAAGGCCATGAACTCTACATCTTACCAATTTTGGCATCCATGAAACTTGCCAGTCTTTTGTTGTGTAATTGAGACTATAGAGCCTCAGAATTCCATCAAAATCCATCGTTAATCTTCTCTTGACTCTTAAGCGAAAATCTAATGCAGAAAATTGCAACCCATCACTTGAAATAAATTGACCCATGTCGTCCAAAATTGCGTACCTTGAACTATTATACCTATGAATGATTTCCAGGCAAAACGGTGTTACATATTGACATAATGAACTATAAAAGCTTAAATTAAGACCAACCATCTTAACAATACTTAATATTTTAGACAGCAAAATCATATTACAGGTGTGAGTTTGTGTGAAAGAGTGGGAGGTTAAAATACTCCATGATGTAACATTACTGATAATTCATCAAGTATGGTGAGGAGCAGGGACATTGACAATGTTGCTAAGAAAAGAACAAGTTGCAGAATGATAAGAAATGATATTGTTTCCTGGTTTCCTGTTTTGTCCTTACGAAGAGGCTTGTTGTGTCTAATAATTAACTTTAATCTGAACCGTGAATGTGTTGATCATACGGATTTATAACTGGATATGACTCTGTATGGCTCAACATTGCCTACTTAGTGGGCAATTTTTGGGCCAGCCGACGCTCATGTGTAACATTAACATAAACACACAAAAATTCATGCGTTAAATCAAATCAAAGTTGAAACTTTTAGTTCATTGGATTTTTGAAATGAAGACTTAAAGGTGTACAAGTAGTAAAAACTAACAAATCTAAAATTTCtgttaaaagactaaaatgtaAAATTGATAACAATTTCTAAGGTTTAGTTAGTCAAtgtaagaaaaaattattttagatgcccataaaaactaattaatttgTACATAATTCAGATAATATAAGTGATTGACCTTGAATTTGCCTTTAATtccttttgagagagagagaaagacatggAGAGAGAAATGCAGCCACAAAATCGTTTTTTGGAGGATATATAACACAccagttgaaaagaaaatcgGTTTTGGGGGGAACTTTAGACACAAAATAATGTCTGTTCCCCTTTCTCCCATGCTTGGCAAGTGAACATGATTGTAagtgaaagagagggagggagagagcaCATCTGGCGCCTAACCAATGCATGAAATTTCGAGAGCAAATATAGTTAATAACGAAAACAACCTTAATTcacattgaaaaataaaacttttcctaataaaagaaaataaaaataaaaaaaagtcaaacaaCCATAGaggacatttcttttttaaaattaccaAATTGCCCCATATGCTCTTTAGGGCATACAtggggagagagatagagagaaaggcTCTTGCTTTGCTGGAGCTACTATTGAGTTTGTCATattgatggaaaaaaaaaaagagaagaaatgacGGTCTGCAGAAACACACAAAAGAAACACACAAAAGGACGGTAGAGCGTGGCAAGATCATCAAGCCATGAACTGCACGAGATTAGTCTAAGTAGGTGTGActttgttgatgacattataaTACCAAATCGACCTAAAACTCTTGGGAGTTTTATTTGATGGGATCTGGTGTTTAATGTAGGATAAAAGTAAAGTTTTTACGTTTATTCAAACGCTCCCTTAGAGTTTTAATGTTTTGGTATACTAACCACAACTTTGGCTTAATTGATAAATTGTTTCTATTAACTATGGCGTAAAATTTACCCTGTATTTGTTAACAATATGAAGCAAATAAGCTCCATATGCAAATTAAAATCGACTGAGATGTGACTCCAAATTAAGTACTTACTTGGTCCTTCCGTTCTGGAAGACATCATTGTCAGGGTTGGGCCAGTAGACACTGGACGTGTAAGGGCCATCATAAATGAAACTCAGCACGTTGTCGTCATTAAAGTGCGCAACATGGTACCCACTGTTGTAAATGCCCTCTGCTCTTCTTGACACTAACCGGAGGGACCTGGTTAATGGCTGACCCGGCAGCAACGTATCCGTCGGGTGCTCGAAGCTCTGCCACACCACCCTCCTCCCGCCGTCCAGCAGCACCAGGTTCCCCGTTTCCCACAACTCCGCAACCACTCCGGCACCGGAGCTGGTGTTGGTGGCCGTCGTCCACACGACACTGCCGTCTGCATCCAGCAGAGCGAGATCGCCTCCCTTCCGGAAGGATAGCCGAGAGGCCCTGCGGTTAACAGGCCAGTCCCTGTTAGCCATCCACACGACAGTGGTCTTTTGGCTGAGCGTCTCGGCATACCAGATGGCAAAGGAGAAAGCATTCTCGCCCACTTGGTAGAACCCCGCCTTGAACGTCCCTTTCTCTGAAATCAGGAGGCCCATGGAAGGACTCTCCACATAGTAGGAGCTGCCTCGGTACAGAGCATTGGGCAGCGGAGACGATGCTTTgaggatgaagggaagagaTGTTACTATGACTAAGAAGAGAGGGAGTTCCACCGACTTGGAGCTCCTCATGCTGAGAACGTCGGATCTCTCTAGGGATCAAGGGAGAGAAGGACGGAGCTAGAAAATATGGCAGGTTAGGGACGTTGGTGCTGGTGCAGCAAAGCATGACTGTGATCTTGATACCTTTATAACTTTTGTGGGGTGGACTGTCTGCCGGGTCAACTACTCTTGGCGTGAATTGGACGCCTTAATTATGGACTTAATGATCCCATGGTGGGCCGGGCTCGGGATGATAAGTAAGGTTTTCAGGTCAGTTTTATCGAGCCTTGGAGATATTGGACCCTGCAGAAGAGAAAAAGcgaaagcaaaaggaaaaggttGTGACTGGTGGAGTAGGCCCGTGTTCTTGTCCTTCAAACTTGTATTGAGCAGCCAAACCGCCGGCCCGGTCAACTACTCGTGGCGTGAACTCAACGGGACAGATAAAGGACTGTAGGCACCCATTCCGTGACTGTGAAGTCATGGAGGAAATTCAGTATCAACCAACCTTTTTCTCAAGATTGGCAGATGGATTGATGAGAACTCATCGTTTCATGCCCAAATCCGATTTCTTAGTCCAAATCCgtcttttacatttatatctaaatatgaattctaattttaaactgaatttgatCGATTTTCAacatgtaagagcattggatttACAATAgttattcaaaattaaatttgactggatatttatgtatgtcatttcttaaattcggGTTTCatgttgacttttttttttcatattccattttttcaaaatgtcgAGAAATATTGGCATCCCTACTTACATTAAAGATGGTGCCCCTTAACATTCAATTGCAATCTTTCTTTCAGAAAGGCTCATTGTCCTTGGCTTGTTGTTTTAGTGAGAAGATTCGACCTCGAGCCATGGAAGTGTTGGATTATACTGCGTAGTAAAGCTCCTGCGAGAGCTAAATGGGTCTCGTTTCTGTTGGTTGCAGAAAACTGGATGCTTCCTGTGGAAAAACCAGTTGGAgtcaattgtccatctggtcTGAGAATGTGCAGCTGTTCCTGGAATTTGGAGAACTATGGCCAGCAGAACTAATATCTGTCTGATCAAACAAAGATCCTCAATTGAAGTTGTGAAACGGTGCTTTAAATTAAAAGACGGTCCAGAATGAAATGGCTCAAGGAGGGTTGGCATCTCTCCTGCTACCCCTAGTTGTAGAATATCTGGAAGGCAAGAAATGTCTATGCTCATGTAATGCCCAATGGTTTGAATGGAGAATTGCTTCATTAATTTGGGAAGATACGAAGGCCTCCTGAACTCCATGGATCCAAGTCcttgaatgaaaaaagaaaaaaacaaaaaatcatttggCTTGTACATGTATAGGGGGCGTTGAAGGTAGGCCCGCATGGGCCCAGGCTTTAccccaattttttaaaaaaaaattacatgtaaattttagaaaattttatttattttatataaaaattttgatatttcggccataattaaaatttaaaaactttaattggacCCCTTCATGAAAtatttctagctccgcccccTACATGTAAGTGTGTGGTAATTAAGGTTGGTTTAAGTTTTGGCTTGGTTCAAATTCCAAATAATCAACTTTTTAATTGAAGTCAACAATATTGTTTGGTGGTAGttatttttcttcaagtttGTTTTCAGGCAAGATGATGATGGTGTTTAAGGCATCTCGCTGTCGTTAAAATGAAATGTTTGCAGTGTGTGACTATGGTGCTTTGACTAATACAGGGATTCCATGTTGAAAAGATGAGTGTGAAACTCGGAAGTTTCCCAAGATTGAAAGACATTGGACCTAAGTGAGAATTCCTCAAAGTATCGTACCGTGCATGGCCAAATTCCTGTGTCTGACATGACTAGTAAACTATTAGATCCAAACTCTGATTGGTCCAAGATGGAAAAATTAATACAAACATTTAATGCTAAATAAGTAAGAGTGAACAGTGAACAGAGCAACTTGGAGCCAGTTTTTTGGCTAAACAAACCGAGCTCGAATAATGtattcattattatttttttattcgtttgacttcatttttcaactcattttctttttcctcattcattttctccttcAGCTTCCAAGCAAAAGTTTGCAGCAGCAACGTACCACTCCCATCTCCCTctactctccccttctctccccctctccaaATCTTTCACTCTCAATAACCAGCGCTCGAGAAAAGATAGCAACAAGAATAGATGACACAGATTTCCGATGTTGCATGTCTCTCCCTCAACAGCTTTCTCCGTTGACCTTGCccagtcgagcttgagctggtcATTTAGCtgccaagttgagcttgagctcatgGTTTtatgagtcgagccgagcttgagctggaCCCATTCGGACTCGCTCTTGGTCACCCCACTAAAGTTTATGATCCAATTCCAACCCGTATCATGCCTGATAAGCGATACATAGTAGACTATCAACACAGAGTGGATTTTTTAATTAACTTTCTGAATAATTGTTTGCAAGCATGATTTTTACTTGAAATTTCTTAAAGGTTTCCTAATTGATCATTTCTTAGATTGCTTACAACTTGTAtatgcactacaaaaaaaaccTAGGCATTACTGATGGTCAGAAAATGTTAGTGAAACCAAGACGTACATCGGTAATGGTTTTACCAACGTTTCGTGATGTCATTGATGAAGAGAGTGTCCGTAAAAATCATCAACGACACACTAGACTGGCCAATGGGTCTAAAATATCACCAACGTGTTCTACACGTCGGTAAATATTAACTATTACTAAAATCATCAACGACACACTAGACTGGCCAATCCGTCCAAAATATCACCAGCGTGTTCTACACGTGGGTAAATATTAACTATTACTAACGTCTAAGACCACATCGGTAATGCAAGCAACTGACGTTGTGTTTGATGCCTGGAAggatatttttctattttaaataaaagtttGTCCATCCAATACAGCCTCAAGAGCGGTAGTATAGTTGGTCCAGCTGGCTGGCATGTAAATAGCACATCATCGACTCATCAGTTTGATCTTCATGGTTCTATTCTCTTTGACTGGAAATGGTGGTGCTGCATGCAGTTACGTAGGGGGAGACTTTGGATTCTCGTGTGTATCACCAGGTACAATGAGGCAACAAACACGTTCACCTTCTTTgtaacattttgattttgattaaaatccaagaaaaaagaCGGTAGGTCCTATCATTTTTTTCCCCTGATTCATGGTGAGCCCATCCTTACCTACCAGTAGCCCAGGTGCCTATAAGCTGGTGTCTAAGGCATGAAGGTTCTCAATCAAGCGAGTCCCGGATTTTGGGTCTTGAGATTGGAATTATCTCTTTACAAAGATGAGGAGTCAAGACCAAcgactgaatccaaatccataaaAAAATGGATCATTGATTTGGACCTTACATGTCTTAAAATCTGAATAAATAGTCGATTTCAAACCCACCTCTTTACCTTTACCATGTTAACATGGACTTATGACTTAATGCTAACTATGGAATTCATGGATTATTTTCAAGCGAAGTCAAGAACCAAAATCCATTAGTTCTCGGATTCATCGTCATAATACCATCATAATATCAATAATATTAGTACAGCAGCATCCCTGAATCGAACAAGGGGCGTCCATGACACGCCATCCGGGCCCAACCAATGATGCACGAATGGTCTGATGTGTGCAATTGTCCACACCATTGCTATATTTATATGTTGGTGCCTAAGGGTGGGCCCCAGCCACCGCCAGGCGAGCTCGGCCCGATTGGCCCCGGGCCTGGGCTGataaaaacctggcccgggcccgggtcagcccggttcgtttagattaaaaaaataatttttaaattttttttaataatatatatttattattaataaatatattttatattaaaaaaaatattttaaatatcgGACCAGGCCCAGGCTATCGGGCCggatcgggccagcccggcctcCCACCCTTATTGGTgcctcattaatttttttttttctatttagaGAGAGATacccaaaaaattttaaatttaaacttttaatgAAGTTAGCTAAAAATTTCTGCTTTGCCACCAGGTTGATCCGATTGGAATTATCTGTTCCCCGTGATTTtagtaaagagaaaaaaaaaactaaacaaagtagcaaaaaaaaaagaacatgtagTTTTTCACCAATTATCCAGTTAGACTTTTTTTGGTTCATTTCTCTTAATAACTCTCAATTAGTTATTAGTTCACAATCAACAAGAGAGAGgtatttaaaaagaaagagatattgaaaaagaattgGACTTATCTTAGATCACcttttagggcccgtttgatgggcgggtgaaatcctgtggaaaggggaaaaaaatctGTAACCCAACAAacagggtgaaatttcacccgctcaacgCAAAAGGGAGccggtgaaatttcacccgctcgacttCCTCCACAGCTCTTCCTCCTTCGCATTCTCACTTCTCACCGTCGCTCACTCCGCTCGAGTTCCGCTCTCACCATCGCTCACCCCGCTGGACTGCCGCTTTCACCATCGCTGCTCTGCCGTCGCAGCTCCCCTCCTCGGGCCGAGCCATTTCGAGCAGAAGGCCTTTCTTCCCCACCAAGCCTCCCATGCGTCCTCAGCAACTGAGTCCAGAGGTTATGGGGTTGAGAGAGGCGCTTTCAATGGTGGGTGGCAGCTGAGGAGCTTCCTCCGCAGTCGACGAGCTCCCTCGCGGGCATCGGGTTAGGGCTTTCCGGAGATGAGGCCATGGGAAGCAAGACTCGACAGTGCAGAGATTGGGGTTCTTCGCAATGGCCGCCGAGGAGTTAACCCGTAGGCTCTCGAGGTAAAGGAGCTTGCGGCGAAAGAGGAGGCCAGAACCGGAGATGGGAGACGAAGAAAGGGAATTGGAGGACTTGAGCGGCACAACAGAATGAAGGTCAGGGATGGAGGCGAGGGATCCCCATGACGTCAATGAAGTTCGTGGTGCCAAGATTGAGAAGTCAGTTTTGTCAAATCtgcaataaattatttttttttggcattccTTGGTTCATCGTTTTAGAATTTGTgtctgttcttcttttctcccttCAGTATGTTTCAAAATTACCGATGCATAGTTATTACATGCAGTTCTGGCTGGCCCTCTGTGGTGCTTTCTCAATTGATTACATGCAGTTCTCGCTAGCCCTCTGTTCCACAGTTTATGTTGCAACCAGTTGTGGCACCCTGATTCGAAGCAGGCGAGGCAGAGGACTGGATGTGGGGAGCAGTTGGTTGGGGAAGTTGTGGAGAGAAAACAGGATGAGGAGGGGGAAGTTGTGGAGAGGAAACAGGATGAGGAGGGAGCGGGGAATTGCTGAACGGCAGCCTCAATGGTGGATGGGAGTTATCAAGGGGAAACTCGCGTTTGAGGATGAAGTTGGTCAGGTTTTATGCCGCTTGTGATGAAGTCCGAAGTGCAGAACActagtttgatgaaatgcctgaaGGGTCAGTTTCAGCAAATTAAAGTTGGTTTATGTTTCGACGGATGTTGTAGACATTATTGTTAGGCAAAAGCATTATTGTTGGGCTGCGAAGTTGGGTGTTCATTAGGATGTGTATGTGGCTTCTTCTCTGATCAATTTGTATGGGAAATGTGGGGCTGCTTGGGACGTGCACaaagtgtttgataaaatgtttTGGAGAGATGTTGGCTATTGGAATTCCATGAAAAGAACGAAGACATTCATTGTTGGGCATAAGGCTACAATATGAAGAAGAGCAGTTCTAATAAGGGGGAGGAGAGGAAGATGACCAAATTGATttttacaactaaaaatttgtCTGATATGGTGGTCAATCCAATCTGTAAGATATGTTCCATAACAATTTCATTCAATACTTAGTCATTGATTTTTGTATTGCATATGCTAGCCCTCTTTTCATCAATACTTAGCTCTCTTTTCATCAATACTTGGGAAGAACGTACCTATATCGTGTCCATCAACTGCCTTAGTGGttgcaataaaatttatatcaCGCCGATCAACTGCTTTAGTGGTTGCAATAAAATCATTGGGgacgagaaaagaaaaaaaacaatatttaccacgttaaattgtttttgtgcatcaaacaaggttaaatttACCGCATTAAAttattcttgtgcatcaaacagggcctcagattggaaaaaggaaaaatttcatcctgtaaatttttaccatgataaatttaccacgttaaatttcacccgacaatcaaacggaCCCTTAGGTTTAAACTAATAAGCAATTCCTTTGTGGCCAGACAGAATGAGAATATAATTAATTTACAAATAATCACTCGACTTTTGCTCCATGCACGTTAACCGCTTAATCAACAAATAACTTCCTCTATCTATTCAAGATAAAACAATTTACAGTCTGCAGATTCATGTCATGCTTGACGGCTGAAAAAGAAGAGAGCGAAGGTCTGGCGAACGACCGTCGACAAAAAAAGAGTTGCCATGGGCTAGGGTTTCGAAGGGAGGGGAGATCACTGGTTCTCCTCCCTTTCTTCAGGGAAGCTCATAGATGTTGCTGAGAAGAATGAGAATCACGGACATGGACATCTGCAAAAAGGAATCCCTGCCTGAAAGGAAAGGGCTTATGGCAGGGGAAGGCTTGGGCCCGTTTCCCAAGCCTTCAGCAAGCAATCTTGGAGCAAGAAAGCATCCGCCCATCACTTGAAGGAAGACCTGGAGATGAGCGACGCAGAAAGGGAGAAGGAATCTGAAGAGGGCGGGAGGAGTAGCAGGAACAAGAAGAGCGGGTACGGATTCGACAAAACAGGGCCCCAACCATCCATGGTTGTCGATTGTGCAGGGGGAAGCTGAGCTGCCCATCAACAAAATGACTTGCCACCTCTAGAAACCAGAGAGATTGACTGATGGGTGAGAAACAGTGTTCATTTCACATGAGTCCTACAAGGCAATGTCGAAGCCTTTGAAATTTACGGCTATAGTTGCTCTAGCAGGTGGCAATGGCAAAGGCAGGACGGACTACCTCTTCTTCTTTGATGCGCTTCTAAAACAGTGGACGCACATTCCTTCGGTGAAGTTTACCACGATCAGAAAAGGAACTTGCTGGTAAGTTCAGATTTTATAAGGAAGGCGTTCAAGAGGTACTCAAAAGCCGGGCGCCTGGAAGACAGCTCCTTGCAAACGGATGGCCGGTGCGATTTtggtcgaattatagtttcaaatttttaataagcatagaaatataattttttaaaacgtTTATATAATATgaatataatgttttaaaacgtttatataatataaatgaaattttgcAACATTTAcgtgtaaattttaaatttttcaaagattttgcTGAACTCTATTTAATTTGAACAAGAATTATACGGTCAAATTGATAAAATATTGGCGTGGTTATGGTCGTGGCACATTTGTACTGAACTCTTAGTCTTAAGCCTTTCATCTAAGATGCTGTAAGCAAGCCCAACCATCGTCACTAACATAATTGAGTGGCTCAATTCAACCATCTTTACTATCAATACCAAACTTAAAAGTTAATTGCAGGAAAAAGAGGTCGACGCACGCACTGACCGATACA contains:
- the LOC116266092 gene encoding putative receptor protein kinase ZmPK1, which gives rise to MRSSKSVELPLFLVIVTSLPFILKASSPLPNALYRGSSYYVESPSMGLLISEKGTFKAGFYQVGENAFSFAIWYAETLSQKTTVVWMANRDWPVNRRASRLSFRKGGDLALLDADGSVVWTTATNTSSGAGVVAELWETGNLVLLDGGRRVVWQSFEHPTDTLLPGQPLTRSLRLVSRRAEGIYNSGYHVAHFNDDNVLSFIYDGPYTSSVYWPNPDNDVFQNGRTKYNSSRYAILDDMGQFISSDGLQFSALDFRLRVKRRLTMDFDGILRLYSLNYTTKDWQVSWMPKLVRCRVHGLCGENGICFYKPFPTCTCPPGFQMKDPTDWSQGCKPEFDIVCNKTEVKFIQLPHTDFYGYDSNYQAQASIEACMNICKSDCNCRGFGYKLDGAGKCFPKSILLNGQCGPHFVGVMYVKYPKQMNFSGTLGHSKLDCSKVSSLNKLDRAYAVGKPRGDYLKYPIGFVIAFGLVEITCVVFGWAYIHKKKVDLRNLNQGYVAVSMGFRRFTFEELKKASNNFSDEIGRGGSGVVYKGVLDDERVVAVKSLEGLSHGSEAQFWSEVSTIGKINHMNLVTMYGFCAEKQKRLLVYEYLENGSLEKNLFSNNAMLTWENRFNIALGTARALAYLHEECLEWVLHCDVKPQNILLDKDFHPKVADFGLSKLFDRGGNNISEFSRVRGTRGYMAPEWILNLPITSKVDVYSYGILVLELVTGRNSSGSQQVGEDEEVGCRQLIPWIREMVRTNQNWVEEIADPQLFGMYDNSSMEILTKVGLQCVEEESGVRPSMSQVVDSITVACLFDREIHEEIE